One Oreochromis niloticus isolate F11D_XX linkage group LG16, O_niloticus_UMD_NMBU, whole genome shotgun sequence genomic window carries:
- the gmppaa gene encoding mannose-1-phosphate guanylyltransferase regulatory subunit alpha-A isoform X1, translating into MLKAVILIGGPQKGTRFRPLSFEVPKPLFPVAGVPMLQHHIEACAKVPNMKEILLIGFYQPNEELNRFLLNAQQEFKISIRYLQEYAALGTGGGIYHFRDQIVSGSPEAFFVLNADVCSAFPLTEMLRFQKEHGEPNSFVILGTTANRKQSMNYGCIVENEETNEVLHYVEKPSTFVSDIINCGIYLFNPDIFQHIGAVFQKNQQDMLLYPYDGEEPTNGWHRAEAIRLEQDIFTALAGQGKLYVYKTLSFWSQIKSAGSAIYASRLYLNQYHTTHPERLATNKEGSPKITGNVYIHPTANIDPTAVLGPNVSIGTGVTIGAGVRVRESIILHGANLQDHCCVLNSIVGWDSTIGKWARVEGTPSDPNPNDPYAKIDSETLFREGKLTPSITILGCNVTIPSEVIILNSIVLPHKDLNRGFKNQIIL; encoded by the exons ATGTTGAAGGCGGTCATTTTAATCGGAGGCCCCCAGAAAG GCACAAGATTCAGGCCACTGTCATTTGAAGTGCCCAAACCCTTGTTTCCAGTAGCTGGTGTTCCCATGCTTCAGCACCACATTGAAGCATGTGCCAAG gttccaaacatgaaggagattttgcTCATTGGTTTTTATCAACCAAATGAAGAACTGAATAGATTTCTGTTAAATGCACAGCAGGAGTTCAAAATTTCAATCAG GTACTTGCAGGAGTATGCAGCCCTGGGCACTGGAGGGGGCATCTATCACTTCAGAGATCAGATTGTCTCTGGCAGTCCAGAGGCTTTCTTTGTACTGAATGCTGATGTTTGTTCAGCATTTCCTCTTACAGAGATGCTCAGATTTCAGAAAGAACACGGAGAACCGAACAGCTTTGTTATCCTTGGGACAACG GCAAACAGAAAGCAATCCATGAATTATGGCTGTATTGTGGAAAACGAAGAAACGAATGAG GTCTTGCATTATGTGGAAAAGCCAAGCACATTTGTGAGTGACATCATCAACTGCGGTATATACCTGTTTAACCCTGACATCTTCCAACATATCGGTGCAGTCTTCCAGAAGAACCAGCAGGACATGTTACT ATACCCCTATGATGG AGAGGAGCCAACCAACGGCTGGCACCGAGCTGAGGCCATCAGGCTGGAGCAGGACATTTTCACTGCCCTGGCAGGACAGGGAAAACTCTACGTATATAAAACCCTCAGCTTCTGGAGCCAGATTAAATCTGCAGG gtCTGCAATTTATGCCAGTCGATTGTACCTCAACCAGTATCACACAACTCATCCTGAAAGACTGGCGACAAATAAGGAGGGAAGCCCCAAAATAACTG GTAATGTCTATATTCATCCTACAGCTAATATTGATCCCACTGCTGTG TTGGGTCCCAACGTTTCCATCGGGACTGGAGTGACTATTGGCGCTGGTGTCAGAGTTCGAGAATCTATCATCCTCCATGGTGCAAATTTACAG GATCACTGCTGTGTTTTGAACAGCATTGTGGGATGGGATAGTACCATTGGCAAGTGGGCAAGAGTAGAGGGAACCCCAAGTGACCCAAATCCAAATGATCCCTATGCAAAGATCGACAGCGAGACACTCTTCAGAGAAGGAAAACTCACCCCCTCAATTACAATTCTAG GTTGTAACGTGACGATCCCCTCTGAGGTGATTATACTGAACTCAATTGTCCTCCCACATAAAGACCTCAACCGCGGCTTCAAAAACCAAATTATTCTCTAG
- the gmppaa gene encoding mannose-1-phosphate guanylyltransferase regulatory subunit alpha-A isoform X2, with protein sequence MLKAVILIGGPQKGTRFRPLSFEVPKPLFPVAGVPMLQHHIEACAKVPNMKEILLIGFYQPNEELNRFLLNAQQEFKISIRYLQEYAALGTGGGIYHFRDQIVSGSPEAFFVLNADVCSAFPLTEMLRFQKEHGEPNSFVILGTTANRKQSMNYGCIVENEETNEVLHYVEKPSTFVSDIINCGIYLFNPDIFQHIGAVFQKNQQDMLLEEPTNGWHRAEAIRLEQDIFTALAGQGKLYVYKTLSFWSQIKSAGSAIYASRLYLNQYHTTHPERLATNKEGSPKITGNVYIHPTANIDPTAVLGPNVSIGTGVTIGAGVRVRESIILHGANLQDHCCVLNSIVGWDSTIGKWARVEGTPSDPNPNDPYAKIDSETLFREGKLTPSITILGCNVTIPSEVIILNSIVLPHKDLNRGFKNQIIL encoded by the exons ATGTTGAAGGCGGTCATTTTAATCGGAGGCCCCCAGAAAG GCACAAGATTCAGGCCACTGTCATTTGAAGTGCCCAAACCCTTGTTTCCAGTAGCTGGTGTTCCCATGCTTCAGCACCACATTGAAGCATGTGCCAAG gttccaaacatgaaggagattttgcTCATTGGTTTTTATCAACCAAATGAAGAACTGAATAGATTTCTGTTAAATGCACAGCAGGAGTTCAAAATTTCAATCAG GTACTTGCAGGAGTATGCAGCCCTGGGCACTGGAGGGGGCATCTATCACTTCAGAGATCAGATTGTCTCTGGCAGTCCAGAGGCTTTCTTTGTACTGAATGCTGATGTTTGTTCAGCATTTCCTCTTACAGAGATGCTCAGATTTCAGAAAGAACACGGAGAACCGAACAGCTTTGTTATCCTTGGGACAACG GCAAACAGAAAGCAATCCATGAATTATGGCTGTATTGTGGAAAACGAAGAAACGAATGAG GTCTTGCATTATGTGGAAAAGCCAAGCACATTTGTGAGTGACATCATCAACTGCGGTATATACCTGTTTAACCCTGACATCTTCCAACATATCGGTGCAGTCTTCCAGAAGAACCAGCAGGACATGTTACT AGAGGAGCCAACCAACGGCTGGCACCGAGCTGAGGCCATCAGGCTGGAGCAGGACATTTTCACTGCCCTGGCAGGACAGGGAAAACTCTACGTATATAAAACCCTCAGCTTCTGGAGCCAGATTAAATCTGCAGG gtCTGCAATTTATGCCAGTCGATTGTACCTCAACCAGTATCACACAACTCATCCTGAAAGACTGGCGACAAATAAGGAGGGAAGCCCCAAAATAACTG GTAATGTCTATATTCATCCTACAGCTAATATTGATCCCACTGCTGTG TTGGGTCCCAACGTTTCCATCGGGACTGGAGTGACTATTGGCGCTGGTGTCAGAGTTCGAGAATCTATCATCCTCCATGGTGCAAATTTACAG GATCACTGCTGTGTTTTGAACAGCATTGTGGGATGGGATAGTACCATTGGCAAGTGGGCAAGAGTAGAGGGAACCCCAAGTGACCCAAATCCAAATGATCCCTATGCAAAGATCGACAGCGAGACACTCTTCAGAGAAGGAAAACTCACCCCCTCAATTACAATTCTAG GTTGTAACGTGACGATCCCCTCTGAGGTGATTATACTGAACTCAATTGTCCTCCCACATAAAGACCTCAACCGCGGCTTCAAAAACCAAATTATTCTCTAG